The sequence TCCAGGTAGCGCACCACTCTGCGTATCTCCGTTAGATAGGCGTAAGCTTCTTCAGGGTCATAGATGACCGGTTCACTCACTACTTCTACCAAGGGTACTCCGGCCCTATTGAGATCGACCAAGGTGTTGAATGGATCCTGGTCGTGTATACTCTTACCAGCATCTTCCTCCATGTGGATACGGGTCAATTCTATATCACGCGTACGTCCATCGGAGAGCTTGATATGTACATGACCTCCAGAACAAATGGGAGTGGTATCCTGCGTGATCTGATAGCCCTTGGGCAAATCCGCATAGAAGTAGTTCTTCCGAGCGAAATGCATCTCTTCGGCAATCTCACAATCGAATGCGAGCCCGAGACGGATAGCCAATTCCACGCTGCGCTTGTTGACTACCGGTAGGGTGCCGGGCATACCTACATTGAGCGGATCGACCAAGGTATTGGGCAAGGCACCGTATTCGTTCTTATCGCCACTGTAAGCCTTGGAGGCGGTCTTCAGCTGCAAGTGGACCTCCAGTCCACATACCAGTTCATATGCATCATAAGGTGCTCCCATAGTCTTAGATGGAGGCGATAAGTTCTTTCATGATCAAGGTCATCTTGGGTTCGGCCTTGGAAGCCACTGCGATGACATCTTCGACCGACACCTCCACGATCTGACCTTCCACACCCATATCGGTGATGATGGAGATGGCGAAGCAGGGGATGTCCATATGTCGCGCTACGATCACCTCGGGGACGGTACTCATACCCACGGCATCGGCACCGATGCGATATACATACTCGTATTCGGCAGGTGTTTCCAAGGTAGGCCCGGTCAGTCCTGCATAGGTCCCTACCTGAACTTTGACACCGTTCGAAGAAGCGATCTCTTTGGCCTTGGCGATAAGTGCATGGTCATAAGGTTTGCTCATATCAGGGAAACGAGGTCCCAGTTCTTCGATATTCTTACCCCGCAAGGGATGCTCTGGGAAAAGGTTGATGTGGTCATCCAAGATCATCAGATCACCGATCTCGTAGTCGCGATTGACTCCTCCACTGGCATTGGAGACAAATAGCCGCTTGATACCCAAGAATCTCATCACCCGCACCGGGAAGGTGACCTCTTTCATATCATAGCCCTCATAGTAGTGGAAACGGCCTTGCATGGCCACCACACGTTTATCGCCCAATTTACCGATGATCAATTGACCATGGTGGCTTTCCACGGTAGAAACAGGGAAGTGTGGTATATCATCGTAAGATAGCTTGACCTCCGCCTCGATCTCTTTTCCCAGCCCACCCAGACCGGTTCCTAGGATGATTCCTACTTCAGGATCTCCCGGAATACGTTCCTTGATCCAATCAGCTGTTTCTCTTATTTGTTCGAGCATATGCGCGTATCATTTCTTCCAATCCTTCTGTCATGAAGGAGACCTCTATCGGCAGCTCGAGAATCTCGACTTGCGGATCGCCAGTATCTCCTAATAGACCCCTGATCTTCACAGCGTCTTTGGCTGTGGTCACCAGTACCGGATCACGGCCTGCAAAATTAGCACATATCTCCATGAGCATTCGGAGCTCATGCGGGGTATACTGATGGTGATCGGAGAATTTTTTGACCTCCAATACGTCTGACTTGGAGGCTACATAATCATGTAAGAGGCTATCATCAGCAATACCTGAGAATAGCACGACCGACTGCGGCCAATCCTTGGGTTCCTCAGGATGCGTGATAGAACGAAGAGCGCCATAGTCGATCCGAGCAAAATGGACCGGAGCGGTACTGTACCAAGCAGCCGACTCACGCATGGACTCCATCTCTTGTGCACTGAGTTGCGCAGGGCATTTGGTCACCACGATGGCATGCGCATATCGCGCCCGTTCCTTCACGTCTCGAAGTCGTCCTTCAGGGACCAAGGCATTGTCCCAGAAGGGTCTATCATACGGTGTGAGCAGGATATTGAAGCCGGAATGCAATGGTCGATGTTGAAAGGCATCGTCCAATACCACCAGATCCAAAACATGGTTCTCAGCCAATTGTTCCAATCCGCGCAATCGATCCTCACAGACGGCCACAGGTACATCTGGATGCATGCGCTTGATCAGCAGGGGTTCATCCCCTACCTCGGCAGGGGGGCTCTCCGTCACTACATCTCGGTATCCCTTGGTCTTGCGACCATAGCCCCTACTCAAGAGGGCCACCTTCAAATGGCCCTTGAGGATGTGTAGGATCTTATCGGTCATGGGTGTTTTGCCCGTACCTCCTAATTCCAGGTTGCCGATGACGATGGTGGTCACTGGACCGGATTCGCTTTTCCAGAAGCCTGTATCGTAGAGTCTATGACGCAACTTGAGAATGAGGCCGTATAGCCAAGAGAATGGTCTGAGCACGATGAAGAGCAGGTGCATGGAGGTAAAAGTAGGATTCACTTCGTATCGTTGGCTTTGATACCTTCGGACTCAATCACATCACGCTATGAAGATCACCGATATCGTCTCCTTTCTGGAAGAACTGGCTCCCCCAGCTTATCAGGAGTCCTATGACAACGCAGGTCTCATCATCGGCAGTATGGATCAGGAGCTAACAGGGACCCTCATCTGTTTGGATAGTACGGAAGAGGTGGTGCAAGAAGCCATTGAGAAAGGTGCCAATCTCATCATTGCCCACCATCCCATCCTCTTCAAGGGACTGAAACGCTTAAATGGCAAGAATTACGTTGAGCGTACCATCATTCGAGCGATCAAGAACGATATCGCTATCTATGCCATCCATACCAATTTGGACAATGTACGCGGTGGGGTCAACGAGATGATCGCAGACAAACTCGGTCTGGTTCCAAAAACACGCAGGATCCTCATGCCCAAGGGCGGCAGGCTCCTCAA is a genomic window of Flavobacteriales bacterium containing:
- a CDS encoding purine-nucleoside phosphorylase, with the translated sequence MLEQIRETADWIKERIPGDPEVGIILGTGLGGLGKEIEAEVKLSYDDIPHFPVSTVESHHGQLIIGKLGDKRVVAMQGRFHYYEGYDMKEVTFPVRVMRFLGIKRLFVSNASGGVNRDYEIGDLMILDDHINLFPEHPLRGKNIEELGPRFPDMSKPYDHALIAKAKEIASSNGVKVQVGTYAGLTGPTLETPAEYEYVYRIGADAVGMSTVPEVIVARHMDIPCFAISIITDMGVEGQIVEVSVEDVIAVASKAEPKMTLIMKELIASI
- the lpxK gene encoding tetraacyldisaccharide 4'-kinase; translation: MNPTFTSMHLLFIVLRPFSWLYGLILKLRHRLYDTGFWKSESGPVTTIVIGNLELGGTGKTPMTDKILHILKGHLKVALLSRGYGRKTKGYRDVVTESPPAEVGDEPLLIKRMHPDVPVAVCEDRLRGLEQLAENHVLDLVVLDDAFQHRPLHSGFNILLTPYDRPFWDNALVPEGRLRDVKERARYAHAIVVTKCPAQLSAQEMESMRESAAWYSTAPVHFARIDYGALRSITHPEEPKDWPQSVVLFSGIADDSLLHDYVASKSDVLEVKKFSDHHQYTPHELRMLMEICANFAGRDPVLVTTAKDAVKIRGLLGDTGDPQVEILELPIEVSFMTEGLEEMIRAYARTNKRNS